The Sphingomonas carotinifaciens genomic sequence GGAGAGGAATGACCATGTTCTTCAGCATGATCGGAATGGCCCTGGCCGCAGCGTCGCCGTCCGCCGACGCCGCCATCGGGCGGTGGAAGACCGAGACGCGTGGTGGCGTCGTCGAGATCCAGCGTTGCGGCGCGTCGATCTGCGGCCGTATCGTCACCTCCGACAATCTGCGTACGCAGCCCGACCTGAAGGATGCGAACAACAGCAATGCCGCGCTGCGCGGTCGCCCGATCAAGGGCATGCTGATGCTGAGCGGCTTTACCGCGGACGGCGATGCCTGGACCGGCGGCAAGATCTACAATGCCGAGGATGGCAAGACCTATAGCGCGAAGGTGACGCCGGTGGGCGCCAACCAGCTCAAGGTGCGCGGCTGCGTGTTCGTGCCGCTGTGCAAGACCCAGACCTGGACGCGCGTGCGCTGATCGCGCGCACCCCGAGCCTTTTTCTGCTTCAGGAATTTTCCGTTATGTCTCTGCGTATCAAGGGCGTGCTGCTCGCTTCGGTCGTCGCCTCCTCCTTCGCCTTTGCCGGGGCCGCGCACGCGCAGGCCTTCTACCTTCAGGAACAATCGGCGCGTGCCGCGGGCCGTGCCTTTTCGGGCGAGGTCGCCGATACCGGCGCCGCGTCGCTGTGGTGGAACCCGGCGGCGATCGCCGATATCCGCAGCGGCGAGGCCGCGATCAGCGCGTCCGCCATCCTGCCCAAGGGCGATGTGGTCGACACGGGGTCGCGCATCCGGCGCACCGTGGCAGGCGTGCCGACCGCCATCAGCGGGCAGAGCACCTCGTCCGACCCGATCCGCAAGGGCGTGGTGCCGTCGGGCGCCGTGGCCTATCCGCTGAGCGACCGGATCGCGGTGGGCGTCGCCGTCACCTCGCCGTACAGCTTCACCACCAATTATGACGCCGACAGCTGGGCTCGGTACAGCGCGGATCGCACCCGCCTGCGCACCATCGACATCCAGCCGTCGATCGCGGTGTCGCTGCTGCCCTGGCTGCGCGTCGGCGGCGCGGTGAACGTGGAATATTCCGACGCCACCCTGTCCAACGCGTTGCCGAACCTGTCCGCGGCGCTGCCCGACGGGTTGCAGCGCCTGTCCGGCGACGGCTGGGATCTGGGCTGGACGGCCGGCGTGCAGTTGCACAACGACTGGGCGACGGTCGGCATCAGCTACAAGTCGGCGATCCAGCACAAGTTGAAGGGATCGCTGGAGATCAGCGGCCTGCTCGGGCCGCTCGCCGCGCAGAACCGCGTGGTCGACGGGGCCACCGCCAGCTTCTACACGCCCGCGCAGATCATCGTCGGCGGTCGCTTCCGGGCGACGGATGCGCTGACGCTGAACGCGCAGGCGATCCGCTATACCTGGGGCCAGTTCGATGCGATCCGGCTGGGGCCGCCGCTGAACACCGCGATCCCGGAAAATTATCGCAACAGCTGGAGCCTGG encodes the following:
- a CDS encoding OmpP1/FadL family transporter, producing the protein MSLRIKGVLLASVVASSFAFAGAAHAQAFYLQEQSARAAGRAFSGEVADTGAASLWWNPAAIADIRSGEAAISASAILPKGDVVDTGSRIRRTVAGVPTAISGQSTSSDPIRKGVVPSGAVAYPLSDRIAVGVAVTSPYSFTTNYDADSWARYSADRTRLRTIDIQPSIAVSLLPWLRVGGAVNVEYSDATLSNALPNLSAALPDGLQRLSGDGWDLGWTAGVQLHNDWATVGISYKSAIQHKLKGSLEISGLLGPLAAQNRVVDGATASFYTPAQIIVGGRFRATDALTLNAQAIRYTWGQFDAIRLGPPLNTAIPENYRNSWSLAGGFDYALSPRVTLRAGVQHATTPTQDTQRDARVPDANRWNYGAGGTFQVTPGFAIDAGANYVDFEDTTIDRPGSFYPGTAAATTIQTNGELRNARAIVLTLGGRLSF
- a CDS encoding DUF2147 domain-containing protein, with the protein product MFFSMIGMALAAASPSADAAIGRWKTETRGGVVEIQRCGASICGRIVTSDNLRTQPDLKDANNSNAALRGRPIKGMLMLSGFTADGDAWTGGKIYNAEDGKTYSAKVTPVGANQLKVRGCVFVPLCKTQTWTRVR